GGTCCAGCGACCCGCCTTGGTTAGTGGATGTGAAGGGGAAGGGCAGCCTTCCGGCCTGCTCCACACATGGGAGCTTCCCAGGGGAAGTATTAGGGGATCCTGGGCTGGGGCGTCCCGTCCCTGGGAGCGGGGCTTCAGTGTCCCCGCCACGCTGGGGGAGGAAGCCAGCAGTCCTCCCCACTGGCCTCCTTCCTTCACCGGTGCCTTGATGGAGGCTGGGTCTCTGCTTGGACTCTAGgctacctcagtttccccttgcCCAACAGATTCACAGACCGCTGAGGTtgtgatgtttttgttgttttatttttctaaccgATGAACGTGAATAAAAGACCAAAACACTATGGGCTGGCCGAATGCTgctgcggggggcggggtgggggagggggcgggggggttcgTAGGTGGGACGGAAGAGGGAGAGATCTGTATGGGGGAGTGTGGGAAAGAGCAGCGCTGGAGCGTCCCAGCAGCGAGGTGGCCACGTGCAAGACTTGGGGCGCCAGCCTGGGGGCACTGGTAGAACCGGAGGCTGCCGTGGAAAGTCCTCCCTGCACGGCAGGAGGGGGCTGACTGGGGGAGGGACGGCGGTTTAGGGCCTAGGGGGCCACGTGACCCTCCCCCAGGAATGCGGTGACGTCACTGGGGGCGTGGCTGTCCCCAAaattggggaggaaggggaaaaaaaaaagccagaaaaagttTCTTTCCTGGAGTCCCAAAAGAGGTGTGGGACGGAAGAAGGGGTCAAGACCAGAGGCTTGGGACTACACGGGGGCCGATCGCTGTCTGGAGTCCCCTGTTCCAGGCCATGTCGGGGCCCACCTGGCtccccccaaagcagctggagccTGCCAGAGCCCCTCTGGGAAGAGCACTCTCCCGAGGTGCCCCGGGGCCGCCGCCAGCCCACGGAGCAGGTAAAGCAGCTCCAGCGCCGCTGAGGAGGCCACTGGCCGTTCCTTGCTCAcctctgccttctgcctcctGCCTGTCCCTGCCACCCCTTCCCTGAAGCTCTTCCGGCTTCCTGCCGTTCCTGCTCCTCCCGCTCCCTTCTTGGACCCcaggtgtcggggggggggggggggggggggggggaggagagatgaGGGACCCTAGAGCGCGGCCTCCAGAAGTGTCaccctcctctctttccccatccccaccttggctctctcttccctcaccccAGCACTTCAGCCCCACCCCAGGGTCAATTTTTGCCCCCTCCCATCTGAGCAGTGTTACCAGGCCCCGGGGGGACCGGATGATCGGGGGCTAGCCTGGGTGGGGTGCCATGGAGCACCCCAGCGCTCACAGGTGAGAAACcggaattggggggtggggggcgggaggtgTGGGCACCCGGGACAGGTGATTTGAATTCTCCCGGCTTTTGCTTCATCCCCAGGGGCTCCCCCAAGACAGGGGGGCCTTGCGCCCAGGAAGTCTGGATGCTGAAATAGACTCGCTGACCAGCATGCTGGCTGAACTGGATGGAGGTCGTGGTCATGCCCCACGGCGGTCAGACCGGCAGGTGACCCACTGGCCTgccttgtccctcccctgctccttgtctcctgccctcctccccactccctagTCTGATCCCTTCTCTAGATTCTCAGTCTAGCCCAGCCCTCTCTGTGTGAGTGATACACACAGGAGCGTGGAAGAAGCTGGCCCACCAGAGCCCACCAGGTTGTCTACCTCTTGAGGATGAGCCCTTGTCAAAGACCAGTGGTTATCTTGGGGCCGCACAAACGGGGGCTTCCACAGGTGTGCGTCCTGGAATGGGTCTGCTCACTCCCGGTCTGTGTTTCTCCCCAGGCTTATGAGCCCCCTCAGCCCCATGCCTACCGCACGGGCTCAGGTTCCCTGAAGCCGAATGGAGGGGGTGTTCCGATTCCTCCCCAACAGCTCTCTGCGCCCTCCTATGGGGGTCCCACTCCGGCCTCCTATGCTACAGCCAGCACCCCCGCCGGTCCTGCCTTCCCCGTGCAAGTGAAGGTGGCACAACCGGTGAGAGGCTGTGGCCCCCCAAGGCGGGGGGCCTCTCAGGCCTCCGGGGCCCTCCCGGGCCCCCACTTTCCTCTCCCAGGCCGAGGTGAAGTGTGGGGGGCTGGCTATAGGAGCCACCGTGAGCCAGGTCCAGGGGGTAAAGAGGAGGCCGCAGGAGGACGAGGTGGCAGGTATGGACCCCAGGTAAGTCCCGGGTAACTGGGATTTGGGGTCCTCACAGACAACTGGATACTGATTGGGTGGGCGGAGGTGGTGTCTAATGCCCTTGTTGTCAGAGGCCTGTCGCGTTGGTGCTCTGGATGAGCACGCTGTGCTGGTCAGAAAATATAAGAGGGCAGGGCTAGGGCTGTTCACTGGCTCCTGGAGGTGTGCCCCTGGGCCCGGCGCTGAGACCTTCTCAGATGAGACTTCTGGGTGGAATTGCCTGGTCACCTTCAGGAAGTTTGACAGCACAGAGAGCTAGAGGTAGGGCTGAACCCCTGATTCCCTCCTCTCAGGTCCCCCTGAGCCAGCCTCCTGAAGAGGAGCTTGAGAGGCTGACCAAGAAGCTGGTGCACGACATGAACCACCCTCCCACAGGGGAGTACTTTGGTGAGCTGACCCGAGGTGGGAAGGGGGCTGGAGAGTCAGAGGGCCAGAGAATCTACCTTTCTCTTCTGTACTGACTCACCTTGTCCTTCCTTGTCCCCAGGGCGGTGTGGCGGCTGTGGAGAAGATGTGGTTGGGGATGGGGCTGGGGTTGTGGCCCTGGACCGTGTCTTTCACGTCGGCTGCTTTGTGTGTTCTACGTGCCGGGCCCAGCTTCGGGGCCAGCATTTCTATGCCGTGGAGAGGAGGGCGTACTGTGAGAGCTGCTACGTGGTGAGTAGGTGGGCTGGGGGTGTCAacagcaggaggcaggaggcttCCATCTAAGGTGGGGACCATATGCCCGAGCCCCATAAAAAGTACAGAGCTCAAAGGGGGGGGGCACTAAACTGACACATAAGAAGGGAGGAATTATAAAAGTCACTAAATACTGGCTGCTGGAGGGAAAGGACAATGGTCCCTTACAAATGCCAGACATTTATTTTAGAGTTAAGGGAATGTGTTAAATTCCCACACCGCCACCCCTGTGGAGCACCTATGACTactgaaagaaactgaagctgaGACTAAGTCACTTATCTGGGAGGTTGCTGTGCTAGGACTTCTACGCAGATCTGTTCAAGGCCACTTTTCAATGAATCCCTTGCAGGGGGCTACATAAACAGATGGGTGGGCCAGTGGGCCTCCCCAGCCCCAAACTTCCTACCCTCCTTCCTGTTAGGCCACCCTGGAGAAGTGCTCCACATGCTCCCAACCCATCCTGGACCGGATCCTACGGGCGATGGGGAAGGCCTACCACCCTAGCTGCTTTACCTGTGTGGTGTGCCACCGTGGCCTCGATGGCATCCCTTTCACGGTGGATGCCACCAGCCAGATCCACTGCATTGAGGACTTCCACAGGTCAGGCTGGGTCTCCCACCTTTGTCTCAGATGTCTGACCTTCCCCATCTTCCCCATTTGTCCTTCATGCCCCAGCACTGGTCTCCCACCCCTGGCCTGGTCTCTTTCTTGTTAACATCACCCTCTTTTCTAAGATCTAAGACCATACCCCTGGTCTCTCCCGTTCCCTCGTGTATCCTACCTTCTCTGGGCTCCATGGTTAGTCCCCTCCAACCCTGGGGCTTGACAGCCTCCTTGGTTCCCTCCTGACCCAGGAAGTTTGCCCCACGATGCTCAGTATGTGGCGGGGCCATCATGCCTGAGCCAGGTCAGGAGGAGACCGTACGAATTGTTGCTCTGGATCGCAGTTTTCACGTTGGCTGTTATAAGTGCGAGGTCAGAGGGCCTGGGCAAGGGGAAGCGGGGGTTCTTGGAGTCAGGGGTGCTGGATATGGTAGGACCCAGGGATCCAGGCCTGATAGAAAGCTGTTGCTTCTGTCTCAACAGGAGTGTGGGCTGCTGCTCTCTTCCGAGGGTGAGTGTCAGGGCTGTTACCCGCTGGATGGGCACATCTTGTGCAAGGCTTGCAGTGCCTGGCGCATCCAGGAGCTCTCAGCCACCGTCACCACTGACTGCTGAGTCTCCCCAGAAGCACCTGCTGCattctcccaccctccctgacATCTACCCTTACAACTTTGTCACCAAAtgctgtctcctcttcctccaatCATGAAATAATAATCCCTCAAGAGTTTACAAAACCCACTGAAGCGTGTCGTCTCATCTGATTCTCACAGCAGCCTAACACACGCACAACTGTTGCACCTCCCTGCGTTTTTATAGAAGTGatctcagatgacatgattccCAAATGGCAGTACCAAGATCAGAGCCTGGGTCTTCTTGGTCCTAGTCCTGGTTTTGGCAACTACACTGTACACCCTCTCCCCGTGCTGGGAGCGTGCTGGGAGTGAGCTGCGGCATGCTCCAGGGAGGCAGCATCTCCTACTCTTAAGCCTCACACTCCACGCCCTGAACAAGGACTTGGGTGTTATCTCCCGGGTGGTGATGCATTTAATCTGGGGCAAGCCAGACTCCCCCTGTTGATCAAGACTTCAACCTATAGCCTATCCCAACCAAGCATTGGTTGGGGATAAGACAGATTTGCCGGTTTCGCTTACAAGACGGGGCGCCTCTGTTGAGATACAGCAGTCACAGGGCTTTGCATATGGTGCATACTGAGGCAGCAAAAAGCCTGGTTCTCTGCTGCAGCACAAAATGGTGGGAGATGCTTTAAAATGGTTGCTCCACCCCGCTAAACGCCTGCATTCCCCAACCCCCTGCCCTGCGCCAGGAGGAGAAAACCGCCCCGATGAGGTCAGGAGGCGCCCAAGCAGGGTGGCTGGGGGGACAACAACTGGACACGAACTGGTTCAGACCCCGGACACATCCGAGTGACAACGACCTTCGACCCCAACGGGAGGACGCGCTCCTTCACGCTCATAAGGCTCTACAACCCGGCCGAGGTTTCGCTTGGTCCACCTC
This sequence is a window from Prionailurus viverrinus isolate Anna chromosome E3, UM_Priviv_1.0, whole genome shotgun sequence. Protein-coding genes within it:
- the TRIP6 gene encoding thyroid receptor-interacting protein 6 — encoded protein: MSGPTWLPPKQLEPARAPLGRALSRGAPGPPPAHGAALQPHPRVNFCPLPSEQCYQAPGGPDDRGLAWVGCHGAPQRSQGLPQDRGALRPGSLDAEIDSLTSMLAELDGGRGHAPRRSDRQAYEPPQPHAYRTGSGSLKPNGGGVPIPPQQLSAPSYGGPTPASYATASTPAGPAFPVQVKVAQPVRGCGPPRRGASQASGALPGPHFPLPGRGEVWGAGYRSHREPGPGGKEEAAGGRGGRYGPQVPLSQPPEEELERLTKKLVHDMNHPPTGEYFGRCGGCGEDVVGDGAGVVALDRVFHVGCFVCSTCRAQLRGQHFYAVERRAYCESCYVATLEKCSTCSQPILDRILRAMGKAYHPSCFTCVVCHRGLDGIPFTVDATSQIHCIEDFHRKFAPRCSVCGGAIMPEPGQEETVRIVALDRSFHVGCYKCEECGLLLSSEGECQGCYPLDGHILCKACSAWRIQELSATVTTDC